A genomic stretch from Pseudomonas sp. MUP55 includes:
- a CDS encoding aldose 1-epimerase family protein → MTPLKFAVALTALSAASHAMAWDYVLLDTDKAAQNWQVTSQQLGVQTDKPFSVTLRTLHGGRQEGVSIVDIDNGTMKLSVVPTRGMNVLQASVGDVRMGWDSPVKEVVNPSFIELAGRGGLGWLEGFNELVTRCGYEWVGHPGIDNGELLTLHGRAANIPANKVTLHIDEKPPYAITLRGELKEQAFKKVDFSVATELVTEPGSVVFALNDTLTNNGDYPKEYQALYHSNFSTPFLEQGARFAAPVKQVSPFNDKAKGELADWQTYRAPTKDYDETVYNVVPYADAKGDTLTVLHNKAGSLGVSVGFNTQTLPVFSLWKNTDTQGQGYVTGLEPGTSFSYNRRYQRPLNLVPTIGPKEHKQFRISYSLLADKAAVDKALKQVSEIQAGRETEVRQTPLVDLTKE, encoded by the coding sequence ATGACCCCCCTAAAATTCGCTGTCGCCCTCACCGCACTCTCCGCCGCCTCCCACGCCATGGCCTGGGACTATGTGCTCCTCGACACCGACAAAGCCGCGCAGAACTGGCAGGTCACCAGCCAGCAACTCGGCGTGCAAACCGACAAACCCTTCAGCGTTACCCTGCGCACTCTGCACGGTGGTCGGCAGGAGGGGGTGAGCATTGTCGACATCGATAACGGCACGATGAAGCTCTCGGTGGTGCCGACGCGCGGTATGAACGTGTTGCAGGCTTCGGTCGGCGATGTGCGCATGGGCTGGGATTCGCCGGTCAAGGAAGTGGTCAATCCTTCCTTCATCGAACTCGCTGGTCGCGGCGGGCTGGGCTGGTTGGAAGGTTTCAATGAGCTGGTCACCCGTTGCGGCTATGAATGGGTCGGTCACCCTGGCATCGACAACGGCGAATTGCTGACTCTGCATGGCAGGGCCGCGAATATCCCTGCGAACAAAGTCACCCTGCACATCGATGAAAAGCCGCCGTACGCCATCACCCTGCGCGGCGAGCTGAAAGAGCAGGCGTTCAAGAAGGTCGATTTTTCCGTGGCGACCGAACTGGTCACCGAGCCCGGCAGTGTCGTGTTTGCTCTGAACGACACCCTGACCAACAACGGCGACTATCCGAAGGAATACCAGGCGCTGTATCACAGTAACTTCAGCACTCCGTTCCTGGAGCAGGGCGCGCGTTTCGCCGCACCGGTGAAGCAGGTGTCGCCGTTCAACGACAAGGCCAAGGGCGAATTGGCCGATTGGCAAACCTACCGCGCACCCACCAAGGACTACGACGAAACGGTTTACAACGTGGTGCCCTACGCCGATGCCAAGGGCGATACCTTGACCGTGCTGCATAACAAAGCGGGCAGCCTGGGCGTGTCGGTCGGTTTCAATACGCAGACGCTGCCGGTGTTTTCCCTGTGGAAGAACACCGATACTCAAGGGCAGGGCTATGTCACGGGGCTGGAGCCGGGGACAAGTTTTTCCTACAACCGCCGTTATCAGCGGCCACTGAACCTGGTACCCACCATTGGGCCCAAGGAACACAAGCAGTTCCGCATCAGCTACAGCTTGTTGGCGGATAAGGCAGCTGTAGACAAGGCCTTGAAGCAGGTCAGCGAGATTCAGGCTGGGCGCGAAACTGAGGTGCGGCAGACGCCGTTGGTTGATTTGACCAAGGAGTAA
- a CDS encoding LysE family translocator — protein sequence MDLATLALFLPACFALNMAPGPNNLLSVSNATRYGYRTSCLAGLGRLLAFAGMIALASAGLAVVLQTSEMLFYGIKLLGAAYLFYLAYQLWRANPQAEAQAATNNMSIWALARQEFLVAAGNPKAVLIFTAFLPQFVVPGQPITAQFAVLGAMFLALEWIAISAYAYMGLHMRRWFAEPAGKRIFNRCCAGLLSAAATVLLTARRA from the coding sequence ATGGACCTTGCCACCCTCGCCCTCTTTCTGCCCGCCTGCTTCGCCCTGAACATGGCCCCCGGTCCCAACAACCTGCTGTCGGTCAGCAACGCCACCCGTTACGGCTACCGCACCTCCTGCCTGGCCGGCCTCGGCCGCCTGCTGGCTTTTGCCGGCATGATCGCCCTCGCTTCCGCCGGGCTGGCGGTGGTGTTGCAAACCTCGGAAATGTTGTTCTACGGGATCAAGCTGCTTGGCGCGGCGTACCTGTTTTACCTGGCGTACCAGCTGTGGCGCGCGAACCCGCAGGCAGAGGCGCAAGCCGCCACGAACAACATGAGCATCTGGGCCCTGGCGCGGCAGGAGTTTCTGGTGGCGGCGGGCAACCCGAAAGCCGTCCTGATCTTTACCGCCTTCCTCCCCCAATTCGTGGTGCCCGGCCAACCCATCACCGCGCAATTCGCCGTGCTGGGCGCGATGTTCCTGGCGCTGGAATGGATCGCCATCAGCGCCTACGCCTATATGGGGCTGCATATGCGCCGATGGTTTGCGGAGCCTGCGGGTAAGCGGATCTTCAATCGGTGCTGCGCGGGGTTGTTGTCGGCGGCCGCAACGGTTTTATTGACCGCGCGCCGGGCGTAA
- a CDS encoding GNAT family N-acetyltransferase encodes MIRKALAADAKAIAQVHIRSWQEAYRDLMPTHYLNGLDATLAQRESYWARSIALGEPDVWVAQVDHQIVGWIAVGASRDEDAAGAATGEVMARYVLAGYWQTGVGLALWRAGLLGLREQGFERLTLWVLARNDRAIRFYRKAGCREDAGSERSLERGGAALVEVRYRLGFEACACASSSHSTLA; translated from the coding sequence ATGATCCGCAAAGCATTAGCCGCCGACGCAAAGGCCATTGCCCAGGTGCATATCCGTAGTTGGCAAGAGGCCTATCGCGATCTGATGCCTACCCATTATTTGAACGGGTTGGACGCCACGCTGGCCCAGCGCGAATCCTATTGGGCGCGCTCGATCGCACTGGGCGAGCCTGACGTTTGGGTCGCGCAGGTGGATCATCAGATTGTCGGTTGGATAGCCGTTGGCGCCAGCCGTGATGAAGATGCCGCTGGGGCAGCTACCGGTGAGGTGATGGCGCGCTATGTGCTGGCCGGGTATTGGCAAACGGGCGTTGGGCTGGCCTTGTGGCGGGCGGGCCTTCTGGGCTTGCGTGAGCAGGGATTTGAGCGTTTGACGCTGTGGGTGCTGGCCCGTAATGACAGGGCTATTCGGTTTTATCGCAAGGCAGGCTGCAGGGAGGACGCGGGCAGTGAGCGCAGCCTTGAGAGGGGCGGCGCCGCCCTGGTGGAGGTGAGGTACAGGTTGGGCTTCGAGGCTTGCGCCTGCGCATCTTCATCCCATTCAACGTTGGCGTGA
- a CDS encoding sensor histidine kinase has product MRLADFILENLEPILQAWEDFARTLDTPGEELDSVGLRDHAEQMLRAIVSDLRTKQTRQEQIAKAQGHAPEVEQETAAEIHAMTRLMAGFTIDQMVSEYRALRTSVVSQWMRQIKDGTPINVDDMTRFHEAIDQALAESVASYSRAVEASRNMFLGILGHDLRTPLGAILLGADVLRHAQDAGARATKIANQIFTSVRRASQIVGDLLDLTRCQMGPGIPVKTADIDLAPLCQRVIEEIRTFHPEAIVIFDAKTPVAGEFDGARMEQVFSNIISNAVQHGDTTRPIHVELGVREGLALFTVQNSGEAIPEDVLPLIFNPMGRFSQRTAIHQGPTEGLGLGLFIASEIVAAHGGAIEVSSDNEQGTVFQVRVPVSSRQR; this is encoded by the coding sequence ATGCGCTTGGCCGATTTCATCCTGGAAAACCTTGAGCCGATCCTGCAGGCCTGGGAAGACTTCGCCAGAACCCTCGACACACCAGGCGAGGAACTCGACAGCGTGGGCTTGCGCGACCATGCCGAGCAAATGTTGCGCGCCATCGTCAGCGACCTGCGCACCAAGCAGACCCGGCAGGAGCAAATCGCCAAGGCCCAGGGGCACGCCCCGGAGGTTGAGCAGGAAACCGCGGCGGAAATCCACGCCATGACGCGGCTGATGGCCGGGTTCACCATCGATCAGATGGTGTCGGAATACCGCGCCCTGCGCACCAGCGTGGTCAGCCAGTGGATGCGCCAGATCAAGGACGGCACGCCGATCAACGTCGACGACATGACCCGCTTCCACGAAGCCATCGACCAGGCGCTCGCCGAGTCGGTCGCCAGCTATTCACGCGCCGTCGAAGCGTCCCGCAATATGTTCCTGGGCATCCTTGGCCACGACTTGCGCACCCCACTCGGCGCGATCCTGCTGGGCGCCGACGTGCTGCGCCACGCCCAGGACGCCGGCGCCCGAGCGACCAAAATCGCCAATCAGATCTTCACCAGCGTACGCCGCGCGAGCCAGATCGTCGGCGACCTGCTGGACCTGACCCGCTGCCAGATGGGACCGGGCATTCCGGTGAAGACGGCCGATATAGACCTCGCCCCGCTGTGCCAGCGGGTGATCGAAGAAATCCGCACCTTTCACCCCGAAGCGATCGTGATATTCGACGCCAAGACGCCGGTTGCCGGGGAATTCGACGGCGCGCGCATGGAGCAGGTGTTTTCGAACATCATCAGCAACGCGGTGCAGCATGGGGACACCACGCGGCCTATCCACGTGGAACTGGGCGTACGCGAAGGCCTGGCGTTGTTCACGGTACAAAACAGCGGCGAAGCGATACCCGAAGACGTGCTGCCGCTCATCTTCAACCCCATGGGCCGCTTCTCCCAGCGCACCGCCATCCATCAAGGCCCCACCGAAGGCCTTGGGCTGGGCCTGTTCATCGCCTCGGAAATCGTGGCAGCCCATGGTGGGGCGATTGAAGTGAGTTCCGATAACGAACAGGGGACGGTGTTTCAGGTGCGAGTGCCGGTCAGCTCACGCCAACGTTGA
- a CDS encoding LysR family transcriptional regulator has product MSRANLNDLHAFVVIAREGSFTRAAAQLGVSQSALSHTMRALEARLGVRLLARTTRSVAPTEAGQRLYQSMAPRLEEIDLELAAITQVRDTPAGSVRISATAHAADTILWPKLSKVLRDYPHIKVEITVDYALADIVAQRCDAGVRLGDQVAKDMIAVPIGPPLRMAIVGAPSYFKQRPVPQAPRDLAEHNCINLRLPTYGNLLQWEFEKDGHELKASVDGQWTFNGSEPMLRAAVAGCGLGFLPEDMVLEQLAEGSLVRVLEDWCQPFAGYHLYYPNRREQSSALGVVVEALRYTRGSAP; this is encoded by the coding sequence ATGTCCCGCGCCAATCTCAACGACCTGCATGCCTTCGTGGTGATCGCCCGCGAAGGCAGCTTCACCCGCGCCGCCGCGCAATTGGGCGTGTCGCAGTCCGCCCTCAGCCACACCATGCGCGCCCTCGAAGCGCGGCTCGGCGTGCGCCTGCTGGCGCGCACCACCCGCAGCGTCGCGCCCACCGAGGCCGGACAGCGCTTGTACCAAAGCATGGCGCCGCGTTTAGAGGAAATCGACCTGGAACTGGCGGCCATCACCCAGGTGCGCGACACCCCGGCGGGCAGCGTCCGCATCTCGGCCACGGCCCACGCGGCAGACACCATCCTTTGGCCCAAGCTGTCGAAAGTGCTGCGCGACTACCCGCACATCAAGGTGGAAATCACCGTCGACTACGCCCTCGCCGATATCGTCGCGCAGCGCTGCGATGCCGGCGTGCGCCTGGGCGACCAAGTGGCCAAGGACATGATCGCGGTGCCCATCGGCCCGCCCTTGCGCATGGCCATCGTGGGCGCTCCGAGCTACTTCAAGCAGCGGCCGGTTCCGCAGGCACCGCGCGACCTTGCCGAGCACAACTGCATCAACCTGCGCCTGCCCACGTACGGCAACCTGCTGCAATGGGAATTCGAAAAGGACGGCCACGAACTCAAGGCGAGCGTCGACGGGCAATGGACCTTCAACGGCAGCGAACCCATGCTGCGCGCGGCCGTGGCCGGTTGCGGGCTGGGTTTCCTGCCCGAAGACATGGTGCTTGAGCAACTGGCCGAGGGCAGCCTGGTACGGGTGCTGGAAGATTGGTGCCAACCCTTTGCCGGCTACCACCTTTACTACCCGAACCGGCGCGAGCAGTCATCGGCGCTGGGGGTGGTGGTTGAGGCGCTGCGCTACACGCGGGGCTCTGCGCCGTGA
- a CDS encoding cupin domain-containing carboxymuconolactone decarboxylase family protein translates to MNRLIAPLVALSLMSGETDANQIRITPNGSQPAIKGAENNFTGSVRVDGLFNAELPARVGGATVSFEPGARTAWHTHPLGQTLIVTAGVGYVQQEGGPRQAIRPGDVVWIPPHTRHWHGATATQGMTHIAIAEAENGSSVTWAEQVSEAQYAGQLPAMNRALPASDSLTLKQQAIAPIAAFAATGDMPKLNTALNQGLDAGLSISESREILVQLYAYVGFPRSLNALNELMSVLQARNERGIHDAPGREPSRSLPTGEQLLDVGTANQTRLTGGPVSGGVFDFAPVINQFLQTHLFGDIFERDNLDWQSRELATVGALAALPGAEPQLRAHMLASLRVGLSPAQLRELVEGLAQHGDEDTPKRADAALTQALAARQG, encoded by the coding sequence ATGAACCGTTTGATTGCCCCATTGGTTGCGTTGTCGCTCATGAGCGGCGAAACCGACGCCAACCAGATTCGCATCACCCCCAATGGCTCGCAGCCCGCCATCAAGGGCGCTGAAAACAACTTCACCGGCTCGGTTCGGGTCGATGGCTTGTTCAATGCCGAGCTGCCCGCCCGCGTCGGAGGCGCCACAGTCAGCTTTGAACCCGGCGCACGTACGGCCTGGCACACCCATCCGCTGGGGCAAACGCTGATCGTCACCGCGGGCGTCGGCTATGTGCAGCAGGAAGGTGGGCCGCGCCAGGCAATCCGCCCCGGCGACGTGGTGTGGATTCCACCGCACACCCGCCACTGGCATGGCGCGACGGCCACCCAGGGCATGACCCACATTGCCATCGCCGAAGCCGAAAACGGCAGCTCCGTCACCTGGGCCGAACAGGTGTCGGAGGCGCAATACGCCGGCCAACTGCCCGCGATGAACCGCGCCCTGCCCGCCTCGGACAGCTTGACGCTCAAGCAGCAGGCCATTGCGCCCATCGCCGCCTTCGCCGCGACAGGCGATATGCCCAAGCTCAACACCGCGCTGAACCAGGGCCTGGACGCCGGCCTGAGCATCAGCGAAAGCCGCGAGATTCTGGTGCAGCTCTACGCCTACGTCGGCTTCCCGCGCAGCCTCAACGCCCTCAATGAGCTGATGAGCGTGCTGCAGGCCCGCAACGAGCGCGGCATTCACGATGCGCCCGGACGCGAACCCAGCCGCAGCCTCCCGACCGGTGAGCAGTTGCTGGACGTGGGCACGGCCAACCAGACGCGCCTGACCGGCGGCCCGGTCAGCGGCGGTGTGTTCGATTTTGCTCCGGTGATCAACCAGTTTCTGCAAACCCATCTGTTTGGCGATATTTTCGAGCGTGACAACCTCGATTGGCAGAGTCGCGAACTGGCCACGGTCGGCGCGCTGGCCGCCCTGCCAGGCGCTGAACCGCAGTTGCGTGCGCACATGCTGGCAAGCCTGCGGGTAGGGCTGAGCCCGGCGCAATTGCGTGAGCTGGTCGAGGGCCTCGCGCAGCACGGCGACGAAGACACGCCCAAACGTGCCGACGCCGCGTTGACACAGGCCCTGGCGGCCCGGCAAGGCTGA
- a CDS encoding LysR family transcriptional regulator: MNLNALIDFILVATNEGLGKASRASGVSKATLSRRIADLEEQLGVRLIERSARGLKLTEAGELLMSRTEGPLGEVSEALTAAREGVSTPRGRLRVAAPILFSQLAMGGIGARFCAAYPDVVIEVVAEDRLVDLVEEQFDVAIRINPRPDSNLVGRCFARDRLVVVAAPAIPKPQPGAIRQVPGIVTPGFMPTHWRLDGGQLVLEPLARLQFSSLLMVRDAAIAGGGAALIPQSIAWAPLARGELVQWGTVSEIEPELWVLHTSRRLAAPKVRAFVDFICAQYPDMSLVLQG; the protein is encoded by the coding sequence ATGAACCTTAACGCCCTGATCGATTTCATCCTCGTCGCCACCAACGAGGGCCTGGGCAAGGCCAGCCGCGCCAGCGGTGTTTCCAAGGCCACCTTATCGCGCCGAATCGCTGACCTTGAAGAGCAACTGGGCGTACGGCTGATCGAGCGCAGTGCCCGTGGGCTCAAGCTCACCGAAGCCGGCGAGCTGCTGATGTCGCGCACAGAAGGCCCGCTGGGCGAGGTGAGCGAAGCGCTGACCGCCGCACGCGAAGGCGTATCGACGCCCCGCGGTCGGTTGCGCGTGGCCGCACCGATCCTGTTCTCCCAACTGGCCATGGGCGGGATTGGCGCACGCTTCTGCGCCGCCTACCCGGACGTGGTTATCGAGGTGGTGGCCGAAGACCGCCTGGTGGACCTGGTGGAAGAACAATTCGACGTCGCCATTCGCATCAACCCCCGCCCGGACAGCAACCTGGTCGGTCGATGCTTCGCCAGGGACCGCCTGGTGGTCGTGGCCGCGCCCGCCATACCCAAACCGCAGCCGGGTGCGATCCGGCAGGTGCCAGGCATCGTAACGCCAGGGTTCATGCCCACCCATTGGCGGCTGGATGGCGGGCAGCTGGTGCTGGAACCGCTCGCCCGTTTGCAGTTCTCTTCGTTACTGATGGTGCGCGATGCCGCCATCGCCGGTGGCGGCGCGGCGCTGATTCCGCAGTCTATCGCCTGGGCGCCACTGGCCCGGGGCGAACTGGTCCAGTGGGGCACGGTGTCCGAGATCGAGCCGGAGCTGTGGGTGTTGCACACCTCCCGGCGCCTTGCCGCGCCCAAGGTGCGCGCATTTGTCGATTTCATCTGCGCACAGTACCCGGACATGTCGCTGGTACTGCAGGGCTGA
- a CDS encoding NmrA/HSCARG family protein, giving the protein MSILVVGATGTLGSLVTQGLAQRGAAVKALVRQAGKRDFPAGVTEVVGDLTDVASMRAALASVRTLFLLNAVTPDEVTQALIALNLAREAGIERVVYLSVIHADTFTQVPHFTGKYTVERMIESLDIPATVLRPAYFMQNDLMVQQTIQDYAVYPMPIGSAGVSMIDTRDIADIAVAELLRRDQAATALERVTLELVGPQALTGTGVAKLWSAALGREIAYGGDDVAAFETQLSAYGPAWLAYDMRLMMEGIQAFGMQAAPGSLARLEAIIGRPLRTYQDFVSESVPKTAS; this is encoded by the coding sequence ATGAGCATTCTAGTAGTTGGCGCCACCGGCACCCTCGGTTCACTGGTCACCCAAGGCCTTGCCCAGCGCGGCGCAGCGGTCAAGGCCCTGGTGCGCCAGGCCGGCAAACGGGACTTCCCGGCTGGCGTCACCGAAGTGGTCGGCGACCTCACCGACGTCGCGTCCATGCGCGCCGCGCTGGCGTCGGTACGTACTCTGTTTTTGCTCAATGCGGTGACGCCCGATGAAGTCACCCAAGCCCTCATCGCGTTGAACCTCGCCCGGGAGGCGGGCATCGAGCGGGTGGTTTACTTGTCGGTGATCCATGCCGACACGTTCACCCAAGTGCCGCACTTCACCGGCAAGTACACCGTTGAACGCATGATCGAAAGCCTCGACATCCCCGCGACCGTGCTGCGCCCGGCGTACTTCATGCAAAACGACCTGATGGTGCAGCAGACGATCCAGGACTACGCGGTGTACCCGATGCCCATCGGCTCGGCCGGTGTGTCGATGATCGACACACGGGACATTGCCGATATCGCCGTGGCCGAGCTGTTGCGACGCGACCAGGCCGCGACTGCGCTGGAGCGCGTGACACTGGAACTGGTTGGGCCGCAGGCGCTGACGGGGACGGGCGTGGCCAAACTCTGGAGTGCTGCCCTGGGCCGCGAAATCGCCTACGGCGGTGACGACGTTGCTGCGTTTGAAACCCAGCTGTCGGCGTACGGTCCTGCCTGGCTGGCCTATGACATGCGCCTGATGATGGAAGGCATCCAGGCGTTCGGCATGCAGGCAGCGCCAGGCAGCTTGGCGCGGCTGGAAGCGATCATCGGCCGGCCGTTGCGCACTTACCAGGATTTTGTGAGCGAGTCGGTGCCAAAGACTGCCTCATGA
- a CDS encoding methyl-accepting chemotaxis protein has product MPTRFLEHYRKADRIMLALIWLMFLFSLGLAFWHDTFTQAVIVGGGTGVVLTVLYRAIGGTRVMRCVLGAGLMVMAALHINQAEGVIESHFGIFALLAVLTFYRDWLPILVAALTIAVHHLVFHALQHQGVPVFVMAHHGGWTMIFVHAFYVVMETVALLYLAVHSQAEAVESQEMLEKMLAVTSQFTQDTAKGEDKVHVSLAKRFDHFLQQLTHLIDGVARDSHGLGQLGQELATASGTLEQGARHQLAQINEMTGSMQRMEDAMGHITVHVEQAVEHAGQASQQIERGQQSVGRAQHEITQLASRINGTESTVQSLAVQAEQIGSVLEVISSIANQTNLLALNAAIEAARAGEQGRGFAVVADEVRSLAQRTALSTQEIRTIIEGLQQGSRQAVEAMHDSRQGVERCVEDSQMAVDMLRAVGEDIAHIDQLNGRIVTTTREQTSANLEIVERLQSVQHIAQNTADDVETLARSSERLPPIAVRLDALGRRFHP; this is encoded by the coding sequence ATGCCCACACGCTTTCTGGAGCACTACCGCAAGGCCGACCGCATCATGCTGGCGTTGATCTGGCTGATGTTCCTCTTCTCCCTGGGCCTGGCGTTCTGGCATGACACCTTTACCCAAGCGGTGATCGTCGGCGGCGGCACCGGTGTGGTGCTGACTGTGCTGTATCGCGCCATCGGCGGCACCCGTGTGATGCGCTGCGTGCTGGGTGCCGGCCTGATGGTGATGGCCGCCTTGCACATCAACCAGGCCGAGGGTGTGATCGAATCGCACTTTGGTATTTTCGCGCTGCTGGCGGTGTTGACCTTCTACCGCGACTGGCTGCCGATCCTGGTGGCGGCGCTGACCATCGCCGTGCATCACCTGGTCTTCCATGCCTTGCAACATCAAGGGGTGCCGGTATTTGTGATGGCCCATCACGGCGGCTGGACGATGATTTTCGTCCACGCCTTCTACGTGGTCATGGAAACGGTCGCCCTGCTCTACCTCGCCGTGCATAGCCAGGCCGAGGCGGTCGAAAGCCAGGAAATGCTTGAAAAAATGCTCGCCGTCACGTCGCAGTTCACGCAAGACACCGCCAAGGGTGAAGACAAGGTGCATGTGTCTCTCGCCAAGCGGTTCGACCACTTCCTGCAGCAGCTCACCCACCTGATCGACGGTGTCGCGCGCGACTCCCACGGCCTCGGCCAACTCGGCCAGGAACTGGCCACCGCCAGCGGCACCCTGGAACAAGGCGCACGGCATCAACTGGCACAGATCAATGAAATGACCGGTTCGATGCAACGCATGGAAGACGCCATGGGCCACATCACCGTGCACGTCGAACAGGCGGTGGAGCACGCCGGCCAGGCCAGCCAGCAGATCGAGCGTGGTCAGCAAAGCGTGGGCCGCGCCCAGCATGAAATCACGCAGTTGGCGTCACGCATCAATGGCACCGAATCCACCGTACAATCGCTGGCCGTGCAAGCCGAACAAATCGGTTCGGTGCTGGAGGTGATCAGCAGCATCGCCAACCAGACCAACCTGCTCGCCCTCAATGCCGCCATCGAAGCCGCCCGCGCCGGCGAGCAAGGCCGTGGATTTGCCGTGGTTGCCGACGAAGTGCGCAGCCTGGCCCAACGCACCGCCCTCTCCACTCAGGAAATCAGGACCATCATCGAAGGCCTTCAGCAAGGCAGCCGCCAGGCCGTCGAAGCCATGCACGACAGCCGCCAGGGTGTGGAGCGCTGCGTGGAAGACAGCCAAATGGCCGTCGACATGCTGCGCGCCGTGGGCGAAGACATCGCACACATCGACCAACTCAACGGCCGCATCGTCACCACCACCCGCGAGCAGACCTCAGCGAACCTGGAAATCGTCGAGCGCCTGCAATCGGTGCAACACATCGCGCAAAACACCGCCGACGACGTCGAAACCCTGGCCCGCAGCAGCGAGCGCCTGCCACCGATCGCCGTGCGCCTGGATGCGCTGGGGCGCAGGTTTCATCCGTGA